A single window of Cottoperca gobio chromosome 9, fCotGob3.1, whole genome shotgun sequence DNA harbors:
- the LOC115013787 gene encoding FYN-binding protein 1-like translates to MKSAANTEQYFSLASTKAARLNDEILNTILKPKTQESDVPCQHKKLSRAQQRLTDRHDGVENILRSKPPKLPETQKANYRRVCGTQNELRRESTNPSVPKNRLPRELVLGKPPPKPARPPSVDIHRFRRNLKFRDGPQIKMCPVAPPLVPPRLPSCPSADHAAALNQQLYTDDIYDDVDIMDFPHRLTGHPSKRREGPIETIVSEEIKGQNIITKTNKRNQEAKKKFKMKGSVQVIEKRKSFGGNSDLYLNQGRDDLKEEEETGPLSKSSAGAPVDVYRVYPLPQPNTNGDDVYDDIDGCIYYNV, encoded by the exons ATGAAATCTGCAGCAAATACTGAGCAATACTTCTCTCTTGCTTCAACCAAGGCGGCACGGCTGAATGACGAAATACTGAACACAATTCTGAAACCAAAAACCCAGGAATCAGACGTGCCATGCCAACACAAGAAGTTATCTCGGGCCCAGCAGCGTTTGACTGACAGACATGACGGGGTGGAAAACATCTTGAGATCTAAACCTCCCAAACTTCCAGAGACGCAGAAAGCAAACTACAGAAGGGTATGTGGAACCCAAAATGAACTCCGAAGAGAGAGCACTAACCCCTCTGTTCCTAAGAATAGGCTTCCTCGTGAGCTTGTTCTGGGAAAGCCTCCTCCGAAGCCTGCAAGGCCTCCGAGTGTCGACATCCATCGCTTCAGGAGGAATCTGAAATTCAGGGATG GACCACAGATAAAGATGTGTCCTGTTGCTCCTCCGCTTGTCCCTCCACGTCTCCCTTCATGCCCATCAGCCGACCATGCAGCTGCTTT GAATCAACAGTTGTACACGGACGACATCTATGACGATGTCGACATTATGGACTTTCCGCACCGCCTTACAG GACATCCCTcaaagaggagagag GGGCCAATAGAAACCATCGTCTCGGAGGAAATAAAAGGCCAGAACATAATAACCAAGACAAATAAGAGGAACCAAGAAGCAAAGAAGAAGTTCAag ATGAAAGGATCTGTTCAGGTAATCGAGAAGAGGAAGTCGTTTGGAGGAAACTCAGACTTGTATCTGAATCAAG GCCGTGACGATttaaaggaagaggaggagaccgGGCCTCTTTCCAAGTCTTCTGCAGGTGCACCAGTTGATGTTTACAG AGTTTATCCTCTGCCACAACCAAACACAAATGGAG ATGATGTTTATGATGATATTGATG GATGTATCTACTATAATGTCTGA
- the c9h5orf34 gene encoding uncharacterized protein C5orf34 homolog: METSASVSLMIMYEDESVDVRYGNGAQLQLSPCGCEFMLVKPTDPSGHPLQPAERVRQRTRFTISAYKDFMVAALAFRNKYASRPYLPDELIPADHKKPFFSIDSAVQWRKWSSCDAELGPGGETIIGSEGGRAVLTLSPSGDEFSVEFTCSLSQTQSQRRSMQGFSRDSVCTDDENKEVHQGRGNGRKESIRSRSCPPRTISTAHPKPEEMYQSTSVVQHHSCCAVAPIWCYPLSLARHLWTSRLSKTIEVRAEGTSDLNTGDDSIEERRSHLPQALPLTCPSPHWHRWKVKDALGKKEHSEQDLPAELVKVMWCQGVTYRILSGAVSVIEVSPGDGSVIRSNGVHNTYFTHHKFLSGQVKEVTYHLNNLPPDVPGQLYSVCTIVNRASRTLACYNEAKQSLKLPATPSCLQEGRHFAQSARIEENLFSPVSVEQHVNVAQTVESRSDLVAAELEKIKRFNFLLENNHLMRSETGCVKLEVRTAEEATHEPVNESCIAEALQKTSKAIRDIDALISAATLT; the protein is encoded by the exons ATGGAAACCAGCGCCAGTGTCAGCTTGATGATCATGTACGAGGATGAGTCGGTGGATGTTCGTTACGGAAACGGAGCCCAGTTACAACTTTCTCCGTGTGGCTGTGAATTCATGCTGGTGAAACCGACAGACCCCTCCGGACATCCTCTGCAGCCCGCTGAGAGAGTCCGACAGAGGACAAGGTTCACCATCAGCGCTTATAAG GACTTTATGGTAGCTGCATTGGCATTTAGGAATAAATATGCAAGTCGACCATATCTGCCAGATGAGCTCATCCCTGCTGACCACAAGAAG CCTTTTTTCAGCATTGATTCAGCTGTGCAGTGGCGTAAGTGGTCTTCCTGTGATGCTGAGCTTGGACCTGGAGGCGAGACTATCATCGGGTCGGAGGGGGGACGAGCTGTGTTGACGCTGTCGCCCTCAGGTGACGAATTCTCCGTCGAGTTCACATGCAGCCTCAGTCAGACTCAGAGTCAGCGCCGCAGCATGCAGGGTTTCAGCAGAGACTCTGTTTGCACCGATGATGAGAACAAAGAGGTTCATCAGGGAAGAGGAAACGGAAGGAAGGAGTCTATTAGATCGAGGTCTTGTCCTCCTCGGACTATCAGCACTGCTCATCCAAAG CCAGAGGAGATGTACCAATCCACCTCAGTGGTACAGCATCACTCCTGCTGCGCTGTTGCCCCTATCTGGTGCTACCCTCTCTCCTTGGCTCGCCATCTCTGGACGTCTCGTCTCTCTAAAACTATAGAAGTCAGAGCAGAGGGAACCAGTGACCTAAACACGGGAGACGATTCCATTGAAGAAAGACGGTCTCACCTTCCTCAGGCGCTGCCGCTCACCTGTCCATCACCTCACTGGCACAG GTGGAAGGTTAAAGACGCCCTGGGGAAAAAAGAACATTCAGAACAAGATCTTCCAGCAGAGTTAGTAAAAGTGATGTGGTGTCAAGGAGTCACTTACAG GATACTGAGCGGGGCGGTCTCGGTCATAGAGGTTTCCCCAGGAGATGGATCAGTCATCCGGTCTAACGGTGTCCATAACACTTATTTTACCCATCACAAGTTCCTGTCAGGGCAG GTGAAAGAGGTGACATACCATCTGAACAACCTTCCACCTGACGTACCCGGACAGCTCTACTCTGTGTGCACTATTGTGAATCGTGCAAGCAG GACGCTCGCTTGCTATAACGAGGCCAAGCAGTCACTGAAGCTCCCTGCCACGCCCAGCTGCTTGCAAGAG GGGAGACATTTTGCTCAATCGGCACGGATCGAAGAGAATCTGTTCAGTCCTGTATCTGTTGAGCAGCATGTGAATGTCGCACAGACAGTAGAAAGTCG GTCAGATCTTGTAGCTGCAGAACTGGAGAAGATAAAACGATTCAACT TTCTGCTGGAGAACAATCACCTGATGAGAAGTGAGACAGGATGTGTGAAACTGGAAGTCCGCACTGCAGAGGAGGCGACTCACGAACCAGTGAACGAGAGCTGCATCGCTGAGGCTCTTCAGAAAACATCCAAAGCGATACGGGACATCGATGCTCTTATATCTGCAGCCACGCTGACATAA